Proteins from a single region of Armatimonadia bacterium:
- a CDS encoding B12-binding domain-containing radical SAM protein yields MYVFLQPDLGGLSVGPPLDLLYHAGAVRASGRTVAYLDARQGHLSAEDCAARCAALVPKAVFVRCVPGQHRQVDRLLRALKSASESPTVLLGQYPATVPAGILSQMTGLDFALTSDAEHHMAQFCAALEAGETPSVPGLAAQTSGQFGVAPPESASADLDTLPLPYRPWLENGTAHYRSTFGEPMDVLLTARGCPCQCSFCGRGKAEVSFRSIGLVLEEYELLVRAGLRFISIADGALTQDRDRCCEFLEGVLSRGLKVRMLVRSTVDKVDRELLRLMKRAGVVQIQYGMESGSEEVLASLAKPASVEMNTEACRLTQEAGIQTDTSWIVGSLPETPDSVRTTADLVERLRPTSATFFALLPLPGTPLEAQARELGWLRGGWSVTDTPAWVQLPWLTDRDHLLEIVSGLNRRFKYNWKWAMRYGLANWRRLRYSVVRTGLHRLRSG; encoded by the coding sequence GTGTACGTCTTTCTACAGCCTGACCTTGGGGGCTTGTCGGTCGGGCCGCCTCTTGATCTCCTCTACCACGCGGGTGCGGTGAGGGCCTCGGGCCGCACCGTCGCCTATCTGGATGCGCGGCAGGGCCATCTGTCGGCGGAGGACTGTGCCGCGCGCTGTGCGGCGCTCGTACCGAAGGCAGTCTTTGTACGCTGCGTGCCTGGTCAGCATCGGCAGGTGGACCGACTGCTTCGCGCGCTCAAGTCGGCGTCCGAGTCTCCCACAGTCCTGCTGGGGCAGTACCCGGCTACAGTGCCTGCGGGAATACTGTCACAGATGACCGGGCTCGACTTCGCCCTGACCAGTGATGCCGAGCACCACATGGCCCAGTTCTGCGCCGCGCTGGAGGCTGGGGAAACGCCTTCGGTACCAGGCCTCGCGGCGCAGACGTCAGGGCAGTTCGGTGTCGCCCCGCCGGAGTCCGCGTCCGCAGACCTCGATACCCTCCCCTTGCCTTACCGGCCCTGGCTAGAGAACGGGACGGCTCACTACCGCTCCACCTTCGGCGAGCCGATGGACGTGCTGCTGACGGCTCGTGGCTGTCCCTGTCAGTGCAGCTTCTGTGGGCGGGGCAAGGCGGAGGTCTCCTTCCGCTCGATCGGGCTGGTCCTGGAGGAGTATGAGTTGCTGGTGCGTGCGGGCCTGCGGTTCATCTCGATTGCGGACGGGGCACTGACACAGGATAGGGACCGCTGCTGCGAGTTCCTCGAGGGCGTTCTGTCTCGCGGCCTCAAGGTCCGGATGCTCGTGCGCAGCACCGTCGACAAAGTAGACCGCGAGCTGCTGCGCCTGATGAAGCGTGCGGGCGTAGTCCAGATACAGTACGGGATGGAATCGGGCAGCGAGGAGGTGCTGGCTTCGCTCGCGAAGCCGGCGTCGGTGGAGATGAACACGGAGGCCTGTCGCTTGACCCAGGAGGCGGGCATCCAGACAGACACCAGTTGGATCGTCGGCTCCCTGCCTGAAACGCCCGATTCGGTGAGGACCACTGCCGACCTCGTGGAGCGTCTGCGTCCCACTTCGGCCACCTTCTTTGCCCTTCTCCCGCTGCCGGGGACGCCTCTTGAGGCCCAGGCGCGTGAGTTGGGATGGCTTCGCGGCGGCTGGTCGGTGACCGACACGCCGGCGTGGGTGCAGTTGCCCTGGCTTACGGACCGCGACCACTTGCTTGAGATCGTCTCCGGTCTGAACCGGCGCTTCAAGTACAACTGGAAATGGGCAATGCGTTACGGACTGGCCAATTGGCGACGGTTGCGGTACTCCGTGGTGCGCACCGGCCTGCACCGCCTCCGGTCTGGCTGA